TCGTGTCGGAGTAGCTCGTTTTTCCTTGCCTCCCCTGCTGTTGTTCCTGTGAAGTTTTGTCCGTGTTACATCCCTGCAACAACACAAAAATCAGCGGCAAAAGAAAAAGGTTTTTCATTTTGATAATTTATAAGTAGTTACTGCAAAGCATTTTGACCCCACAATAGCGAAGAGTCGCCGTAACTCAGAAAGCGGTAATTTTTTTCAAATGCTTCTGTGTAAATCTGCTTCCAGTCTTTTCCGACAAAAGCTGCAACCAGCAAAATAAGCGTCGATCCTGGCTGATGAAAATTGGTAACGAGACCCTTGCAAAGCTGAAAATGATAACCGGGAAAAATGAATATCTCCGTCTCGCCTGTCAATTGTTCCAGATTATTTTTATCCATAAAATTCGCTACCTCCCTCAATGCCTCGACCGGCGAAGGCAAAACCTTTTCAGCCGCATGATAAGGATAAAGTTTTTCAATCCCGAACTCCTCTGTCTCCTTCCTAAATAACTTAACACCAAACCAATACAGGCTTTCCAGCGACCGCAGCGAGGTAGTTCCAACCGGCACGATCATTTCTACCGAAGCAAGCAGATCGCCGATCAGTTTTCGGGAAAAAACAACCTGCTCCGAATGCATCTGATGCGCTGTCACCGACTCCACTTTAATAGGCAGAAATGTGCCCGCTCCTACGTGCAATGTAAGAAAAGAGCTTCGGATACCTTTTGATTCCAGCTGCTCAAAAACACGGTCTGTGAAATGCAGCCCGGCTGTTGGTGCGGCTACTGCTCCGTCGTGGTGCGCGTATACGGTCTGGTAAGTTTGCTTATCCGCCTCCTCAGTGTCCCGGTTGAGGTAAGGCGGCAAGGGAATTTCGCCTAATGCCTTTATAATTTCAAGAAACGTAAAATCCGCACTCCAGCTCAGCTGAACGTGGTTTTTCGCGTAATCCACATAAGCAACTTCCAGTTTGACTTCCTGCGAACCGATTTCAATATCAGTGCTTAAAGTCTCGCCGGTCTTCCACCGCTTTTTGTTGCCGATCATACATTCCCAAACGCATTGCCGGCTTACCAGCATTGCATCCTGGATAATTCGCGTAGGAAGCTCAGGGTGCAGGAGCAGGATTTCAATTACAGCGCCGGTAGGTTTTTGAAAATGCGCCCGGGCCGGGATAACCCTGGTATTATTGAAGACGAGCAAGGTATTGGCCGGAAGCTGGGCAGGTAGGTCAGAAAATTGTCTGTGCTGTATGCTACCATTTTGATAAA
This Dyadobacter sp. UC 10 DNA region includes the following protein-coding sequences:
- a CDS encoding S-adenosylmethionine:tRNA ribosyltransferase-isomerase gives rise to the protein MEKEKHSEKADWLEAAGSIRLEDYVYDLPNERIAHYPLEVRDQSKLLVYQNGSIQHRQFSDLPAQLPANTLLVFNNTRVIPARAHFQKPTGAVIEILLLHPELPTRIIQDAMLVSRQCVWECMIGNKKRWKTGETLSTDIEIGSQEVKLEVAYVDYAKNHVQLSWSADFTFLEIIKALGEIPLPPYLNRDTEEADKQTYQTVYAHHDGAVAAPTAGLHFTDRVFEQLESKGIRSSFLTLHVGAGTFLPIKVESVTAHQMHSEQVVFSRKLIGDLLASVEMIVPVGTTSLRSLESLYWFGVKLFRKETEEFGIEKLYPYHAAEKVLPSPVEALREVANFMDKNNLEQLTGETEIFIFPGYHFQLCKGLVTNFHQPGSTLILLVAAFVGKDWKQIYTEAFEKNYRFLSYGDSSLLWGQNALQ